The DNA window gcaggactaattatgacagcctaactaaaagggtgggttcagaagaaaacacggacatgagggcgcactgggatgtagagcaaccaaacacttcaccatcaacaaacccgagtgatcagtgagagttgggaagacagcatctaaacataccagttcaccataatgctctacgtccatgagtccttcccagatctatttactcaaatgcttgactaaataaataggttttcagcctagacttaaacactgagactgtgtctgagtcccgaacgctatttggaaggctattccataactttggggctttgtaagaaaaagctctgcccccagctgtagtttttaggatacgaggtactgacaggcagccagcatcctttgagcgaagtaggcgtggtggatcataagacactagcagttcacttagataatgcggcgcaagaccatttaatgctttaaatgtcaaaagtagtattttaaaatcaatgcgaaatttcacggggagccaatgaagtgtagataagataggcgtgatgtgatcgtatcttctggttcgagtgaggactctcgctgctgcattctgaactaactgaagcttgtttatgcacctggctgaacagccagacagtaaggcattacagtagtccaacctagaggtgatgaaagcatggactaatttttctgcatcatttagtgacaaaatattccttatcttggcaatatttctgaggtgaaagaaagctgtcctggtgacattatctacatgagcttcaaatgaaagactggaatctagaatcacaccaaggtctttgactgttgcactagatgtaacggaaaggccatctagagttacggtgtggtctaacatcttgcttctagctgcagatgatcctataactagtacttctgtcttatcaggatttatcagaaggaagttaattagcatccagtctcgtatatcctttacacattgctcaactttattaagcagtttgatctcatctggttttgatgaaacatataactgtgtgtcgtcagcataacaatgaaagttaataccatgtttacggataatgttgcccagaggaagcatgtagagggaaaaaagcagggggcctaaaactgaaccctgtggaacaccaaactccactggagagcatgtggagtaatcgccatttagatctacatactgataacgatcagtcaaataggacctaagccaggagagggccgttcccctaattccaacaacattttctagtctgtgaaggagaatactatggtcaatggtgtcaaaagctgcactgagatcgagtagcacaagcatagagacactaccctgatcagaggccaataggaggtcatttactactttaacaagtgccgtctctgtgctgtgatgaggcctaaatcctgactgatagagttcatgtatgttatttctatgaagatacgaggatagctgcccagctactatcttttttggagaatctttgagataaaggggaggtttgatatcggcctgtaatttgacagctgacaagggtcgagatcaggtttcttgattagcggtttaataactgctaatttaaaacactttgggacatacccacagctgagtgaggaatttatgattgtcagcaggggttctattatttctggcactatctgttttagaaagtgtgtcggtatagggtctaatgtacaggttgaagattttgcagaagagatgagtgaaattagttcattctcttcaagaggagtaaagtaatctaggtactgatctgctgaggttagctcgtcacctgcgtcaactaaattgtctggttttaaagctttaattttctgccttatatttacaattttgttattgaaaaagttcatgaagtcctcactactgcacaacgttgttgtggagatgtctgcagtagttttctttctagttaatttggctactgtattaaataaaaatctagggttagttttgttgttttctatgagagtggagagatacgttgatctagctgcactaagagcttttttatagttcaggatgctctccttccacgctatctggaatactaacagtttagtttggcgccatttacgttctaactttcgagtagtctgttttaagacgcgcgtgtcatcgttataccagggagcaagtttcttatctctaatgacttttcttttaactggagctactttatctaaggtataacgtaatgacgactcgagatattcagtcgcctggtctagttctgtggtgtcagacggtgatccaatcaaagttgataactctggaagattactaataaagctctgtgcggtagttgatgtaaatgtacgtttaatgcgatagcgcggcgctgagtatacattgttaatatgacacactgtagttgaaacaagatagtggtctgagataacttcagacagtgggagcgtaagtaaatttcttatacttaaaccgaatgatattattaaatctaaggtgtgacctgctttatgagtgggtcctactacacactgatctactcctagcgagtccaatatggacataaatgctgttctcagagggtcttctggattctcaaagtgaatattaaaatctccagcaattaacgctttgtctacagaaacaactaggttagaaaggaaatctgcaaattcacaaagaaattcagagtagggccctgggggtctgtaaatgataattagagCTGTTAGGTTGATGGTGGCAGTCAAAAGGAAAGCAGCTCTTACATTTGGAAATTGTATCATTTGGTGAAAAGTTGTTTacttggtgtcgactgtgtggtgctggtaccaccagacatCGTTCACTGGTCGAGCGCAGTGGACGGAAGGGGgtgtagacctgaatgattgaattgagataataataataataataataatattatgtgTACTTTATTGATCGCCTTGGGGAAATtcagttggacagctgccagaatGGGTCGGTGCTACTatggggtttcggtgtcttggAATCcaaccactcaccctggggttcatagactgctctaccacctgagctactgctgcccccAGATAAGTTGGACCTGTAGAGTTGTACATAGGAGACCAACCCATgccgtatgcagggaggatcttaacagttttttctctaatagttatgattttatttgtaaagaaattcatgaaatcattgctgctaagagttaagggaatactaggctcaacagagctatgactctttgtcagcctggctacagtgctgaaaagacaCCTGGAGTAGTTcttattaatgaggagtaatacagtatgtggttctagcttcaCGCagagcttttttatatattattaaactgtgtttcCAGGCAAGATTAATTTAAGTTAGTGcaacgccacctcctttccagcttacgtgatgtCTGCTTTGAGCTCTAatggagctagcttcctctgatttaCTACATTCTTTTTCAGTGGGGCAacagtattgagtattgttctcagtgaggctgcagtattatcaacaagatagtccacttgtgctggagtaacgttaggatgactgccctcctctgtgttggtacatggctctgaaataaaaaatggtaTCAGTACCTCTTAATTTGTCATCaacattttcagataaacatctagTGTAGTGGAAGTTCTTGTTTGCTGACGGTGTTTCCTGAAGTGTCGTCACAGGGaagctgtttgtttgatttttatatCTTTGAAGCAATTGGGCAAAAGTTGTTTCAGCTTTCGCTGCGTGCAGTTACCATGGTTACAGATGCTGTAGTTCTGTCTGGTGGATCAATTTGGGTTCAGCAACTAAGCGCTCGCTAACGTTAACTCAGTTTATTTGTTCCGAGTCAACAATAGATCTGCCCGACAAACCATCTTTTCAGAAATGCGCTGCTGCTCCAAAGTCTGTCttagttgtgtttgtgtcttctcGTCAGGTTCTCAGCGAACTTGGTTCATAAACCTAGAGACTGAAAATTCCTAAATGTCAGAGGCTGATAAATTATCTGTGGAACCAGAGAAATTTGGGTATCACTaatcagcagctgcagtctgaTTCCACAGTTGCTGCAGGTCACTGAATAAgctgatttgtctgtttttatcttaCATCTGGTGAGTTAATGAAACTATTGTCTGTTAACTGttgagcagagagaaagacgaCACATTAACTGTGTCACAGTGACCTGCATTTGGAAACAATCTCCCTGATCAGAGACCCACAGCAGCACCAGGATCTgatgacagacaggacaggaaaaCCCTGCTCTCacagttttctgctttttctactGTCACTTCATTTACTAGGCCATAAAGTGAAACCTGTGCAGCTACAGATCAAATGGACTCTATCTTGGACTCTCAGAGCTCAACCTCCTATGTGCCAAGTCCACGAAACAGAGTTTGGATCTATGCTGAGGTTAAAAGCTGATATGTTGAGGactacacacactgtgtcagtgtggaTGAGAACAAGTTCTGAAACTGTACATTTCAATAGCTGGAGCTGCAGATGGTGGCAGTTTGGTGTCAGATCAGTAAAAACTCTGCCCCTGGAAGAAGCAAAGACTGGTCTCTGTGCAGACAGGTGATTAATGTGGTTTAACAGAGGCTCTGCTCTCTGCCTGCATCTTTATTCATTCATGAGTCTGACCTGAGGCTCCTTCAGTGTGTGTCGTCCTCACAAATTTTGACTGGAGGTCCACCGAAGAACGTCACTGATACAAAGCAGAGCTGCTGGTGATGAcgaggatgatgatggtggATGTTTTAATAATTCACAGTGTCTTTCTGGAGCAGCGAGGCACTTCTTCTCACACATGAATTATTAAAGTCTGACGACATCTCCCAATGCACCGGGACAGAAACATGTTGCACGCTGCTGAGCTAACAGCTTTACCTGTGGACAGGTGCACACAAAGACTGAGCTTTGAGCGTGTGACACTCAATGATGGAGACCAGTTTCAGGTGTGTGAGAGcagaacagagacacacacattttaaaatcagctgGTGACCCTTGATTTTAGGTggtgtgtttatttactgtttatagTAAGGGGGGCAAACAGCAGAGTGATAGTGGACACATCGTAATCGTCACACTGATTTAGAACCCACAGCCGTTtctggttttaattttaataagtAATCTGTAAACAGATATGAAGGCGGTTTTCATTTGGCTTCAGGTTGCTGAACACTAAACTTCATGAACCGGTGTTAACCACTGAACTCTGGGAACACAGCATGAGAACCTTTTAGCTTTTGGTGGAACTGAGCTAGaggtttcctcctgttttccGGTCAGCAGACAGTCAGGCTGAAGCTGTCCCGTGTCCACTCTGGACCCAGATTAGTATCAGAACATGTTGGTTGGTTAGTTTAGCCTTTTCAGACTAATGATGTTTGTTCACTCACACTTACCAACACTTGAAATCAACTCTTAACCTTATATCTGCTGACCCGTAAATTATATGAAGAGAATAACATATACTGGACATGGAAGAGCTGAGCATCAGGCACCAGTTGAGACACTAAAACTGTACATAAATGGTTCCTACCGGTTCCTACGTTGTCCATCCGGTATCTCAGACCCCCTAAATGAAAGCTGACTGTCTGCTCTTTAAATACATCTTGGTTGTGTCGCTAAAAACTCACTGTGGTGttgcacagagaaaaataaacgCATTACGTGCTTAAAGTCTTATAGATCTTTGTTGATTTTGTCAGACGACGTCCCATCCGTGAAATCTGTGTCCACTGTCCACTCCTCTTTGCTGTTTGCTGACTGAGAGGTTTTTCCTGGGCAGTGCTCTCTGCTAAAACACACTGTCGAGTTTATGTGACTTCATATGTCTGAGCGTCTGTTACAGAAGGAGGAATAAAAAATTTTAGTGGCGATAAAATTGTTTGTGGGAGAAGTTTCTCAGGGAGTGGGGGGAGTAACTattttccagcagcagcttccagtgagacattaaaaatgtacaattcaGAAAGACGTCAGTAATAACCGACCGCGAGCCGAGACAGAATTGCACAGGAAGGGGacagactgctgctgagtgacagacagacaaagacatgaaGCTCAGAACTTTATGAATGATTCAGGCTGTAGCAGAGCTGTGCTGATTGAGTTACACGGAGCATTTCACAGCGTCCACCATTACAATATCTGATGACTGCAGCTCAATCGAGCTCTGCGCTCTGTAAGATTACAGCAGTGGAAAAAAGTGTCATCCTACAGTGAGCAGCCGTCTCACATGATGTCCACTCACCTCTCACAGGTCTGTCAGCAACATGTCTCAAAaccatttgtttttatctccaCTATAACAAGCCAACCTCTTTGATAATGCTGCAGCCTCACTGTGGACATACTTGAAGCGTTTGGTGACACCTCAGAAAATAAAGActtaatttagttattttctggcacaataactaaataaaatggTTTCTTCAGCTTGTGCCTTGAAAAccaattaaaatgtgcaaatcagAACAGTtcacagatacacatgcatGTTAACATCAGATTTAGTTTTGACGTGAATGAAAGCAAAAAATATTGGAAGGAGGTGCTCAGTGACCTGACTGCTCCTCCTTGAATTTGATCCTTGCTGCTGCAATTGTGACTTCAGCTGATACAGTAGTAGTTTAAGCAGGATCAAACAAAAGGATGGATTacagtgaaggcagcagcaCTATATATTCCATAAATTATGACCCAGCTCCTGCCTGTCGTTaactgcactgtgctgcacGGCTAGGATTCTCCACAGAGCAGTGAATGATAGAAAAGATCTGAGAGCAGGACTGTGCAGCACTGCCTTATTTCCAGCTAGAGCTTTTACATCAGTTGACAAACTGACAATTTTATTGTGGATCACATGGATGAAGAACTAATCCAGACAGTCATGTCTGGATTAGTTGCAGACATGACTGCAGCCCCTTAAGAGGAGAAACGGTTTAGATAATGGAAGGATGACCTATTTGTAccagtaataaaaagaaaatagaaaacgaTCAGGAGCCGTGTTATTCTCCGCAACACAATCGGAGCTCCGAGCCATTAGATCTGTGTTTCTGCCTTTCTCAGACTGAAGAATAAAGGATGGTTCAGATATTACACAACACATCCTACACTGCTGCATTTATAACTCTGGatgtttctgcagcacagtCAGCTTCAGATATTTCTCCTCGGTGAGTCTGAAAAACAGCACCAGTTGATTTAATGCTCCATAAAAACCATCTGCAGTCGAACAGTTCACACAGTAAAGCTCACATCTCCAATGTTCCTTCCATAAAAATGACGGAGGTACGGAGGTGAAGGCAACCACTTCCTAATGTTCACAACACAGGTTTATACTCATGCTTATCAAtaaaactgtctcctgctcacGTGATAGTTAGCTTTGAATTGTTGTTTGTATCTCTGTTCCTGATCTAATGAGGTGGCTGATAGTATCAGAGAGACGGGTTCACAACCTAAGAGACAAACTGTTGGCTCCTCAGAACCACAGCATCTCAGTAACTGGGACACCAGTTTGCCTCAaattttcagctgctgtttaaGCTCATTTCTCAACTGAAAGGGTGTCGGTACCGACCGGTCCATTTACAGACCTGTGACACTCCTGTAATGTAATGGATTCAAATGGATTACAGATAACGGTAAAGAGGTCCTAGAGGTTGTGTTGAAAACACGTGAGAGCTTCAGGGAAGCTTAACTATAGAACTGTGTGGGGCTCAGGCCTCAGGGACCATGTAGGCAGTAAACAACCAAGAGACTCTGTATTCACACAGTTGACCTGcagctctttctgtttctgtcccaGATGAGAATAGTGTGCAAAGACGTGACGGCAGAGACGCTGTACGACGTCCTCCATGACACCAGCTACCGCAGGAAGTGGGACACCAACATGATCGACACGTACGACATCGGCAGACTGACGGTCAATGCAGACGTCGGATATTACTCCTGTCAGTTCCCCTCTGGGTTTCAGTAAAACAGCTCAGAAATGATCCCATTAGCACTTAATATCACTTCATTTGTACAGTTACAAAGCAAAAaggttttaacatgttttctgtgtgtgtgctgtttgaaGGGAAATGTCCGAGTCCTCTGAAGAACAGAGACTTTGTCACAATGAGATCCTGGCTTCCACTCGGCAGCGACTACCTGATCATCAACTACTCTGTCAAGCACCCAGTGAGAATTTCCATTCATGTCTTAAAGTGACTTTATAAAGAGAAAGTACTTCTCAGTTTTAATTCAGAAACAGATCCTGTTTGACAAAAGTTGCTTTTTCTGAAATTGTTTCTTCTCAGCTTGGTCTAGATTTCTGTATTTGTACCAGTCTACAATAGAAATGCCTGGAGCAGAACCCGACTAATTACTGGACTTTAATTACTAATTTTGTACAGAGCAGGGATGCTAACTGTTGAAATCAGAAAGATACTGAtcctacactatccagccattTGGTAATAATGTTACTACTAATATTAGTAATACTGCTAGTATATGCTGGTATTTGTCATATTTGTATCAACGTAactactaatattaatattattgctAGTAttagtactagtactactaatATTTGTAACAACGcaactaataatattaatattactagtactactaatattaatattactgcTAGTTttagtactagtactactaatATCAATATTACTGCTAGTTttagtactagtactactaatATCAATATTACTGCTAGTTttagtactagtactactaatattaatatCATTGCTAGTAttagtactagtactactaatATTAGAATTACTGCTGGTattactactagtactactaatATTTGTTATCCAAACAATCTGTTCATGTGGCTCGAAAACAGTGAACTCACCCTTTACAGTAAACTTGGACCTGATTGGTGTTTGTTTCCTTAGCAACATCCTCCCAAGAAGGATTATGTGCGAGCTGTGTCTCTGCTGACCGGATACCTGATCCAGTCCAACGGACCCAGCTGTTCCACCCTCTACTACCTGACCCAGGTGGACCCCAGAGGTGAGGCCAGGGCAACAAACTGGGAGCTTAAACACAACCTCAGAAGTAATGCATTGCACATTACTCTGTAGTTTCTGTAAAAAGtaatactttactttacttcctcctcctcgttACTTGCCTCCCCACTCCTTACTTTTAGCCATTTGGCCATTtgacgcttttatctaaagcgacttacgGGTCCTGACTCAGTGTCCCACTGAGGTTTGTTTGGAGAGCGACAACACGTTTAAGGACATCGTGTCCTCGCTTTCCAAAGACCAGCAGGGACTCACGGTGACGTCCTGTCCTCTGCGTCCACAGGCTCTTTACCGAAGTGGGTGGTGAACAGAGTCTCTCAGTTCGTGGCTCCAAAGGTAAAAACCCGAGTTCTCGTCTGCTCAGATGTACAGAAAAGACCCGTCTGTTCGcctcactgtgtctttgtcctCTCAGGCGATGAGGAAGATCTACAAGGCGTCTCTCAAGTATCCGGAGTGGAAGAGGAAGCACAACCCGAACCTGAAGCCGTGGATGTATCCTGAGCAGAACACGCTGCCGTGCATCAGCGTGTCGGAGCTGACGGTGCAGCGAGCTGACTCCCTGGAAAACATAGACGAGAGCGGCCTGAACGAGGAGAAGACGCACCACAGCGACGACGAAGACACTTAAACGTCTGCAGCGAgaaac is part of the Anabas testudineus chromosome 9, fAnaTes1.2, whole genome shotgun sequence genome and encodes:
- the stard15 gene encoding START domain-containing protein 10, whose product is MPVQIPDDSDFSSFKDQCLSTEGWTSRYNKGGVTVWCREEESKTVQKLKMRIVCKDVTAETLYDVLHDTSYRRKWDTNMIDTYDIGRLTVNADVGYYSWKCPSPLKNRDFVTMRSWLPLGSDYLIINYSVKHPQHPPKKDYVRAVSLLTGYLIQSNGPSCSTLYYLTQVDPRGSLPKWVVNRVSQFVAPKAMRKIYKASLKYPEWKRKHNPNLKPWMYPEQNTLPCISVSELTVQRADSLENIDESGLNEEKTHHSDDEDT